A stretch of the Danio rerio strain Tuebingen ecotype United States chromosome 18, GRCz12tu, whole genome shotgun sequence genome encodes the following:
- the fzd9b gene encoding frizzled-9b precursor (The RefSeq protein has 2 substitutions, 1 non-frameshifting indel compared to this genomic sequence) produces MGSSPQIVISLWCHLVIAAYSLEIGSYDLERGRPAKCEPIVIPMCQGIGYNLTRMPNFMDHDNQREAAIKLNEFAPLVEYGCDVHLRFFLCSLYAPMCTDQVSTSIPACRPMCEQARQECSPIMEKFNYAWPESLNCSKLPTRNDPNALCMEAPENDTKTETKKGEGMLPVPPRPRQPGAGNARSGGTMGVCENPEKFQYVEKSETCAPRCSSAVDVFWSRQDKDFAFIWMAVWSTLCFVSTAFTVLTFLLDPHRFQYPERPIIFLSMCYNVYSVAFIIRSVAGAENIACDRENGELYIIQEGLESTGCTIVFLILYYFGMASSIWWVILTLTWFLAAGKKWGHEAIESHSSYFHMAAWGIPALKTIVILTMRKVAGDELTGLCYVGSMDVGALTGFVLVPLSCYLVIGTSFILTGFVALFHIRKVMKTEGTNTEKLEKLMVKIGIYSILYTVPATCVIICYFYERLNMDYWKFRGLQSKCTTFPGRRNEDCSLDSSVPTVAVFILKIFMSLVVGITSGVWVWSSKTLQTWQGLCSRKLTDRTCRKHCSTSHCHYKAPAVILHMSKTDPYSDCPTHV; encoded by the coding sequence ATGGGAAGCTCACCTCTGCAAATTGTGATTTCTCTGTGGTGTCATCTGGTTATTGCTGCCTACAGTTTAGAGATCGGCTCTTATGACCTGGAGAGAGGGAGACCGGCTAAATGTGAGCCTATCGTCATTCCCATGTGCCAGGGCATCGGATACAACCTCACCCGGATGCCCAACTTTATGGACCATGACAATCAGAGGGAAGCAGCGATTAAACTGAATGAATTTGCCCCTCTGGTGGAGTATGGCTGTGATGTGCATTTGAGATTTTTCCTCTGCTCTCTTTACGCCCCTATGTGTACAGACCAAGTGTCCACATCCATCCCTGCCTGCCGTCCTATGTGTGAACAGGCACGTCAGAAGTGCTCGCCCATCATGGAGAAGTTTAATTACGCCTGGCCTGAATCTTTGAACTGCTCTAAACTGCCCACCAGAAATGACCCTAATGCACTGTGCATGGAAGCCCCCGAGAATGACACTAAAACTGAGACTAAGAAGGGAGAGGGGATGTTGCCTGTCCCGCCTAGACCCAGGCAGCCTGGGGCTGGGAATGCTCGCTCAGGAGGCACCATGGGTGTTTGTGAAAACCCAGAAAAGTTTCAGTATGTGGAAAAGAGTGAGACATGTGCGCCGCGCTGCTCGTCCGCCGTAGACGTGTTCTGGTCTAGACAGGATAAGGACTTTGCTTTCATTTGGATGGCGGTATGGTCCACTCTGTGTTTCGTATCGACAGCGTTCACGGTGCTAACTTTCCTTCTGGACCCTCATCGTTTCCAATACCCGGAGCGTCCCATCATCTTCCTCTCCATGTGCTACAACGTCTACTCGGTGGCTTTTATCATCCGATCAGTCGCCGGTGCAGAGAACATTGCATGCGACCGTGAGAATGGCGAGTTGTATATTATCCAAGAAGGCCTGGAAAGTACTGGTTGCACCATAGTCTTCCTCATCCTTTACTATTTTGGGATGGCAAGCTCCATCTGGTGGGTCATCCTCACCCTTACTTGGTTTCTAGCAGCAGGTAAGAAATGGGGTCACGAAGCTATCGAGTCGCACAGCAGCTACTTCCACATGGCCGCCTGGGGCATTCCTGCGCTGAAGACCATAGTCATCCTCACCATGAGGAAAGTTGCGGGCGATGAGCTCACTGGACTGTGCTACGTGGGCAGTATGGATGTGGGGGCGCTAACAGGATTTGTCCTCGTACCTCTGTCTTGTTACCTCGTCATCGGGACGTCTTTCATCCTGACTGGCTTTGTGGCGCTTTTCCACATCCGCAAGGTGATGAAGACCGAAGGCACCAACACGGAAAAGCTAGAAAAGCTGATGGTGAAAATCGGCATTTACTCCATCCTGTACACCGTCCCCGCCACCTGTGTCATCATCTGCTACTTCTACGAGCGACTCAACATGGACTACTGGAAATTCAGAGGACTGCAAAGTAAGTGCACAACATTCCCAGGCCGAAGGAACGAGGACTGCTCACTGGACTCTTCAGTGCCCACAGTGGCCGTGTTCATGCTGAAAATCTTCATGTCGCTGGTGGTGGGAATCACCAGCGGTGTGTGGGTCTGGAGCTCAAAGACTCTTCAGACGTGGCAGGGGCTGTGCAGCAGAAAGCTGACAGACAGGACTTGCAGAAAGCACTGCAGCACCAGTCACTGCCACTACAAAGCACCTGCCGTTATACTGCACATGTCCAAGACTGACCCCTACTCAGACTGTCCCACACATGTATGA